CCTCATTACAGCTCAGAAGGTCATAAGCTCTGACTTTATAGTTCTCTGAGGAATTTTCAGTGGTCTTGGACTCATGCCATGACGATATGATAAAGAGTGAGACTTTAAAGTCTCAATAGGAGGGAcatatgtggtatattttatgtaTCTAATCtgttcaaaacatttaaaatacttgTCAAATCATATTGATGATTTTCAGCATAGCTTGATCAGTCTTGTATATTTCCGTTGTTTCTAGATCATTCTCAGAGCAGCAACTCTTGCAAAGTGTCTAGAAAATGGGCATAACCTACTTTCTAATTTGCTTTTTGAACACGTTGAGCTTTTCTGACACAACAAGTTTTAGTATTTATACTGGCATCAGGGAAGCCAGCCTGGGTTTTACTTGTCACTAGATAGAAAAGACAATAAGTGGTGTGGCACATCACTACAAAATAAATACTGCTATGACAACAAACTAAAGAAAACATCAACCCCCCCCGACTCAAGCTTACCTTCAGTACGAGCGATGGTCACAAAGGTCTTGAAAAACCCCGGCTGTCTGCCCGTCATAGACATGACCTGGATCCGAGATTTGACACAATCCATAGGGTAGACCACCAGCCACAGACAGGCTCCTCCGAAACCACCGCTGAACACGATCGGAGCCACACCTTTGACAGTAACCGGTTAGACATGATAAATGTGTGAGAATAAGGCAATCACAAATGAATGAAAGGAAAATAGATTTTAGAAGGTCATGACATCTTCATTCATAGGAAAATGGAATTctcatttattcattgttcACTCAGATGACCTCCTCTAACTTTTTTTAGTAACTCTTTCAATTTTCCAGAACCACAAAACATACTTGAAGGATGAAATCATCTTTGCATGAATGTTAAATTTCAGCATAGCATAAAGAGCCTTTTCCTCTGAGCCTAAGGGATGACATCTTTAGTGAACATTTGGAGGCTGTGTTTTCAACAGGAGAAAAAGTTTTCTGCTCGGTGTTCATGCAGGGAGAATATTTCGACAGTACCTATGTCATCCTTTTCACATTTCATGTAGTCTGCGAAGGTGGTGCGGCAGACCTCGTAGGCACCGAAGAAGCAGAAGTAGCCAGGAACCTCTCTGGCTATAGTGGGGGTCAGACCCTGGAAGAAGCCCAAAAGTCCCTCGCTCTTCATGATGGACTTCATCACCGACCAAACAGAGCTTCAGACAgagcagacacaaaaacagcacaaacagatGAACATGTCAAGAAGTACCTTATTTCactgaaacaatatttttatcaACAATATTATTAACACTATTAGTTCTAAACTCTGCCTAAAAACCAAATTGCAGGTCATCACTGGTAAAGCCACAGACTGAGCTCGGAGGTGATAtgaactgaaacacaaacttcaatgcaAAAGACACCGAAAATAATTGTTCTTAAATATGAAGTTACAGTTTGTATATCTATTATTTAAATCATATATAATATAGACTAAATTTCAGTTTGTAACATTATCTTGTTCTTTCCTGGCTGGGATGTGAAGTACACGGGAGGTCTcgtcggaggaggaggaggaataaTGGTGAGTTATCTCTTCTTTAGTCTGATACTGAAGGGAGGCAGCTTAGATTAAAGGCTGATGTAAACTTTCTGAAGTTTGATGTATGACCTCCGGTGTCCCTGACTTTATCCTGTTAGCTGTTTGTACTGTGTTGCAGACTTGATTATTTTGCCTGTTCTGAATCCTAATCGGGCTGCATAGTGGcttagtggttagcattttcaccttgcagctagaagatccctggtttgtgtcctggcctgggcctggggtctttctgcatggagtttgcgtgttctaaCTGTGCatctgtgggttttctctgggtactctgccttcctcccacagtctaaaaacatgctgaggctaaCTGGTGACTAaactgtccataggtgtgaatgtgagtgtgattgtttgtctctatatgtagctctctgatagactggtgacctatcCATGGCGTaccctgccttcatcctaagtcacctgggacagactccagacCCCCCCGTGACTCTATAAGCGATGTATAAGTGATGGATGGATATACATGCAAACAAAACTTACATTTCATTTGTTAAAGATTCTAGTTTGAGGTTCATTAAAACTGCTAGATATTAAGCAACACACAGTCAAAAAACTGAAGGAATGTGTGACCATTTAAAACCCGCTTACTTCTGGCTCTTTGCGATCTTGCCCGATGCCTCCATCTCATACATGGTTTGCAGTCGACACTTGACAAGCTCGGTGGGGCAGAGCACCAGCGAGGAGAAGATGGACGCCACTGAGCCGGCACAGGCTTTCTGCATGTCACTAACAGACAGGGAAGGCACATCAGGCAATGAGAGatcatgcatgtactccaaggGTTGGTTTGT
This genomic stretch from Acanthochromis polyacanthus isolate Apoly-LR-REF ecotype Palm Island chromosome 17, KAUST_Apoly_ChrSc, whole genome shotgun sequence harbors:
- the slc25a15b gene encoding solute carrier family 25 member 15b, which encodes MAPHPVVQAIIDLSAGAIGGAACVFSGQPLDTAKVKMQTFPTLYRGFIHCVMSTYKQVGLRGLYQGTTPALMANIAENSVLFMSYGFCQQVIRFTAGLHSEAVLSDMQKACAGSVASIFSSLVLCPTELVKCRLQTMYEMEASGKIAKSQNSVWSVMKSIMKSEGLLGFFQGLTPTIAREVPGYFCFFGAYEVCRTTFADYMKCEKDDIGVAPIVFSGGFGGACLWLVVYPMDCVKSRIQVMSMTGRQPGFFKTFVTIARTEGVRALYSGLTPTMVRTFPANGALFLGYEASRKLMMKQFDS